The Lycium ferocissimum isolate CSIRO_LF1 chromosome 1, AGI_CSIRO_Lferr_CH_V1, whole genome shotgun sequence genome includes a region encoding these proteins:
- the LOC132054250 gene encoding jasmonate-induced oxygenase 2-like isoform X1, producing the protein MNCPRDWPEPIVRVQSLSDSGISEIPERYVKPPTDRPISLSSSSQSDVNIPIIDLQGLFDNESKSFSGLKSSLIYEQISEACRNWGFFQVVNHGVPPELMDQAREVWQEFFHQPVEMKQCYANSPKTYEGYGSRLGVEKGAILDWSDYYFLHYLPCSFKDHKKWPALPVSLREVIEEYSKQVVNFGGRLMKVLSANLGLSEDYLENAFGGEDNIGACLRVNFYPKCPQPDLTLGLSPHSDPGGLTFLLPDQHVAGLQVRHNGHWITVKPASHAFIVNIGDQVQILSNAIYKSVEHRVVVNSAEERVSLAYFYNPRGDLMIQPAKELVTPQNPPLYPARTFNEYRLYIRTKGPQGKSQLGESQKSSTS; encoded by the exons ATGAATTGTCCCAGAGATTGGCCAGAACCCATAGTCCGAGTGCAATCTTTATCAGATAGTGGAATCTCCGAAATTCCAGAAAGATATGTGAAGCCGCCAACGGACAGACCAATATCATTAAGTAGTTCCTCCCAGAGTGATGTGAACATCCCAATCATCGATCTTCAGGGATTATTCGACAATGAAAGCAAAAGTTTTAGTGGCCTTAAATCATCGTTGATATATGAGCAGATATCAGAGGCATGCCGGAACTGGGGTTTCTTCCAGGTGGTGAACCATGGTGTTCCTCCTGAGCTCATGGACCAGGCAAGAGAAGTATGGCAAGAATTCTTTCACCAGCCCGTGGAAATGAAGCAGTGTTACGCCAATTCACCAAAGACTTACGAGGGCTATGGCAGCCGCCTTGGTGTTGAGAAAGGTGCCATTCTTGATTGGAGTGactattattttcttcactatctTCCTTGTTCCTTCAAGGACCACAAAAAGTGGCCTGCTCTTCCTGTTTCTTTAAG GGAAGTGATTGAAGAGTACTCAAAACAAGTGGTGAATTTTGGGGGGCGTTTAATGAAGGTATTATCAGCAAATCTTGGATTAAGTGAGGATTACTTGGAAAATGCATTTGGAGGAGAAGATAATATTGGAGCATGTCTAAGGGTTAATTTTTACCCAAAATGTCCACAACCAGACCTTACATTAGGCCTTTCGCCACATTCTGATCCTGGTGGATTAACCTTTCTCCTCCCTGACCAGCACGTCGCCGGCCTTCAAGTTCGCCACAACGGGCACTGGATTACTGTAAAACCAGCTTCACATGCTTTCATTGTCAATATTGGTGATCAAGTTCAG ATACTAAGCAATGCTATCTACAAAAGTGTTGAGCACAGAGTAGTCGTAAATTCAGCAGAAGAAAGAGTTTCTCTTGCATATTTCTACAATCCCAGAGGTGATTTGATGATACAGCCAGCCAAAGAGTTGGTGACACCACAAAATCCTCCATTATATCCAGCAAGGACTTTTAATGAATATAGACTCTACATAAGGACAAAAGGCCCTCAAGGAAAATCACAGTTAGGGGAATCCCAAAAATCTTCAACATCATAA
- the LOC132054250 gene encoding jasmonate-induced oxygenase 2-like isoform X2 — protein sequence MNCPRDWPEPIVRVQSLSDSGISEIPERYVKPPTDRPISLSSSSQSDVNIPIIDLQGLFDNESKSFSGLKSSLIYEQISEACRNWGFFQVVNHGVPPELMDQAREVWQEFFHQPVEMKQCYANSPKTYEGYGSRLGVEKGAILDWSDYYFLHYLPCSFKDHKKWPALPVSLREVIEEYSKQVVNFGGRLMKVLSANLGLSEDYLENAFGGEDNIGACLRVNFYPKCPQPDLTLGLSPHSDPGGLTFLLPDQHVAGLQVRHNGHWITVKPASHAFIVNIGDQVQFNHSYLVYP from the exons ATGAATTGTCCCAGAGATTGGCCAGAACCCATAGTCCGAGTGCAATCTTTATCAGATAGTGGAATCTCCGAAATTCCAGAAAGATATGTGAAGCCGCCAACGGACAGACCAATATCATTAAGTAGTTCCTCCCAGAGTGATGTGAACATCCCAATCATCGATCTTCAGGGATTATTCGACAATGAAAGCAAAAGTTTTAGTGGCCTTAAATCATCGTTGATATATGAGCAGATATCAGAGGCATGCCGGAACTGGGGTTTCTTCCAGGTGGTGAACCATGGTGTTCCTCCTGAGCTCATGGACCAGGCAAGAGAAGTATGGCAAGAATTCTTTCACCAGCCCGTGGAAATGAAGCAGTGTTACGCCAATTCACCAAAGACTTACGAGGGCTATGGCAGCCGCCTTGGTGTTGAGAAAGGTGCCATTCTTGATTGGAGTGactattattttcttcactatctTCCTTGTTCCTTCAAGGACCACAAAAAGTGGCCTGCTCTTCCTGTTTCTTTAAG GGAAGTGATTGAAGAGTACTCAAAACAAGTGGTGAATTTTGGGGGGCGTTTAATGAAGGTATTATCAGCAAATCTTGGATTAAGTGAGGATTACTTGGAAAATGCATTTGGAGGAGAAGATAATATTGGAGCATGTCTAAGGGTTAATTTTTACCCAAAATGTCCACAACCAGACCTTACATTAGGCCTTTCGCCACATTCTGATCCTGGTGGATTAACCTTTCTCCTCCCTGACCAGCACGTCGCCGGCCTTCAAGTTCGCCACAACGGGCACTGGATTACTGTAAAACCAGCTTCACATGCTTTCATTGTCAATATTGGTGATCAAGTTCAG TTCAACCATTCCTATCTCGTATATCCGTGA